A window of Sceloporus undulatus isolate JIND9_A2432 ecotype Alabama unplaced genomic scaffold, SceUnd_v1.1 scaffold_10871, whole genome shotgun sequence genomic DNA:
CACTCGCTCACCTCGGAGTAGAGTGGAGGCGGTCGGAAGCGAAATTCCTGGATGTAGGCAAAGAAAGGCCCTTCAAAGATGCTGGGCTGTCCATTCTGGCCAGGAGGAGATAGGGTCTGTGTGGGGTCTTCTCCAGAAACCACCGAGGAATAGTCTGGAGGAgctggggagagaaagggagatgtTTAGGTGAGCATGACGCAGATCCAGAGGTCAATGCAAGGACAGAATCCCCAGTTCTtagccccctccccaaatgacCTCCTTGGCATAGAGTTTGCAAAATCTGGCACCTCAGAAATCGTAAAGACTGACATTCCTTGGCTCTGCATTCCAAAAAACAAGATTCTAGCCTTCAATTTGAAGCAGGCATTTGCAACCTTTTAGCTTTTAGAAGATGGTCTGGGAATTCCAACAGGTGAGGCAGCCTCATGTCCAAGGAAATAACTACCTGGACTCAGCCTGCTTAAACTTGCCCTAAATGTTGCATTTTTTACACAGCGCTTCACCCACCCATTCTAAAAAGCACTTTAAAAGATCAGTCATAAACTATGAGCACACCAAACAGAAGTGAAATGCAGCAAGTACTCCAAGGCAGAAACAAGTGCTCCATTCTCATCTCCAGAGCTTGGAACAGCAGCAATTTTGAACTGCAATTTCATGATAATATGGGAAGCATCCTGaaagctgaagtacaaaacagcaGTGTTCCCAGGTTCTGCCATAACTAATATGAGAAGAGAAACTACTGAATAAATTGTAGCCTCACAGGTCCAGCGCATCCTGTTCCCACATGATACCAATTTCCACTGCCTGATCAGAACTTGGTTCTACTCTTTGCTCCCTCCCTTCTTGCTCCAGATCTCCAGCCACTCACCCTCAGGCTGCTCCGTGAAGCCCATCCGTAGCCAGTCCATGTTGATGCTATACTGGCTGCTGATGCTGGATGTCCGGCTGCCAAATGGGTGCAGAGGGATGGTCCCGATCACCAGCGGCAACTCCAGGAGCAGCTTGGAGGTTCCAGGGATGTCGATACAGACCTGACAGGACAGGAGGACAAGAGGGCTTGTTTAGAAAGAGAGGGACAAAGGATGGAGCACGTGGGAGGGGCGCTTCCCTGCTTTGTGGTGCTGCACAGATCTCCTCTgagtgtatttttagattgtagcaACCTCATGTTTTCAATTGCCGGGGGActcttggaactgtagtccacATCA
This region includes:
- the LOC121918424 gene encoding arrestin domain-containing protein 2-like, with the translated sequence IDRKGYTPGEVIPIFAEIDNCTSRTVVPKAAIIQTQTFIARGAWKEKKSVVASIVGDSIAAQKREVWHGRALKIPPVGPSILQCRILQVEYALKVCIDIPGTSKLLLELPLVIGTIPLHPFGSRTSSISSQYSINMDWLRMGFTEQPEAPPDYSSVVSGEDPTQTLSPPGQNGQPSIFEGPFFAYIQEFRFRPPPLYSEVS